The DNA segment cctaatagGTATTATAGACAGCTATTCTCCCCACGTACACTGTGTGTTCCTGCATGGTTCTGCTTCCTATCCTGTGTTCCTCCACCTCCAGAGAGGTTGTTTTCATGGAGATCTAAGTAATTAGATTGCCATTTAATCCTCCTGCCTGTGTGAATACAACTGCTATATTTGATTCTGTGTCCAATCAACACAATTTACCATGCCAAGTGAGTCTCTTAAAGGAGAACTCAGGTCAATTTAACAGATTTCAAACATCTCACTTAGAAAATTTCTGCCCTTTATCAAGTTGAAACCCTGCCAGGTGCTGGTAAGGTTTGTCAAAAATTAgcgttttattttgtattgagtttctgtttttctgctcttcctcctgcagaTGAAGCGTTTCAATCGATTGTGGCAGATCTAGGGAAGCCGAATGTGGAGTTTTGATGTTAATATAGTGCCTGTTTGAAGACAGCTgtcgtgcatgtgtgtgcacgaTCAGCGCAGACCAAGTCATGGGGACAAGTCTGAAATGACTTTGTCGGTGACTTTGTCAGTTTCTCCATGGGGATTTTCAGGTTAGAAAAATGTAGATAAGACAGATATGTTGGACCACTTGCTGACACATCCTTATAATTGGCTCATATTCAAATGGGCACACTTAATCATAGCTTTTATTGCAGCCtgcattttgcatattttaaacCCCTCATTGGGATTTCAGGTCATGGAGCTATATAAATGAAACACCTTTCCCTACACGCCAGTGATCAGTATAGGTACACTCTGAACTGCCAAGAATAtcttgagagaaagagaatggaATTGCTCatatttttaagatttaaatgtGTTATCACGCTGTAGCTGCTGCTCACAGATCTGGAGAGATGGTTAGTGAATGTCTCTGGAGTCTGCAGAGGCTTGCACAGTAGGGTAAGCACGGTTGGTTTTTACTCAGGCAGGCAGAGTGTAGATGGACGATAGGTAGGCCAGAGGGAGCAGGGCCTTCTCTTCCCCGGGTCCAAATCACACAGAGTTAGCATTAAACACTGCTCCTGACTAATTTATAATACTGGACGAGGTCCCATCTCAGCAGTTTGTCCTACTTCATCCATCCTTTAACCCTGTGTCTAACCTATTGCCTCTTAGCTATTTATGCCCTTCCATTGTCCTTCACATCACATGCAATCATCCAGCTCATCTCACTTCATCCCGCTGACATTGAATCGTTGTAAAATCCACCTTTCCTGTTGTTCAGCCTGAGGCTATGCGCGGTGGACCTGCCGCGATTTAAACATACTCCACCTCTACGACAAGATGCACCTTCCTCAGCTCAAACATCAGAGGGAGCAGGAGCTGTGCCCCGCTCCTTCATTTTCAGGAGCCTATTGAAGTTTGTCCAAAGGCCTATCAGTTATTGAGAGCAGCAGatagaaaatgatttaaatgtctCTTCAGAGGCGGAATGCCGACTGAGTGGAACAGCAGTGTCCactaaaaacagttttattgatCGTCTCTCACCCATCTACCCTTTAAATCTCTGttctttctcatctttttttcctccctcctgttcTAATTTGACTGTTGaagtcaaactttttttctgggcaaaaaacagagaaacggtagaaaacacacatacacatttgcACATTCAGGGCTGCGACATGCAGTTCTAGCTGTGAGCAAAGAGCGCTCCTGGGGCTTTCAGACTGTCAGCGTCACTGTGTTTCAAAGAGGAAGTCTGACAGAGGTGTCGGGACCTGCGAGGCTCTGTCATAGGTCAGAGCCACTGACTCCAAACTTTAAACTGACCCCACACTGTTTCACATTAGGGCTGTAACTAATGGCTATTTTTGTTAAACGATTAAACCATCTGTTTATAAATCGGCATGGCGTCAGTTAGGTCACCATTTAAGTCCAGACtatcaacaactactggatggtTTGCCAAGAaactttgtacagacattcatggttacCTGAGGACACATGCTAATGACTTTCTTCTAGTTCCTCTGTGAGGGACACATTTGTTCAGAGCGATggctattggatggattgctttGAAATTTGCTTCAGATATTCAAGGATAAATTCTAATGACTTTGATGATATTctgacttttatccagaatcatcATAAGgcctcatttttaatttgtccaatacttaaTTAATCACCAAAAAGTAAAAGATTCCCATCAAACAAgctaaactaaaatggtgaGACTTTAAGATAACCgattcattttgtttgataAGCTAATGAAACCAAATCATTTTCAGGAGTGATGCCAGTTAATTTTGATCGACTATTTGtgtcacatacacaaacacattcacacacagaagaCCAGGCAGcaaaatatttacacacacatccttgATAAGGAGACAACTATGTACCCTGGTAGACTAATGACTCTGGACTCAAGTCTGTGCTGGCTGTCAAataaattgaactgaatttgaaaatataGTAGAGGCTCAGTTGGCTTGGCAACAGCACACAGTGATAATATTTCATGATGTCTGGACGGTAATTAATGTCACCTTTCGCTGCCCTGTTCTCACTCACTCCACAGCTATGCATCCCCCTTACTTCTCAAGCATGTGcccttttgtctctgtgtctggcTCACGCTACACCTGCTAAGCCGCCTTCAGTTAAGAAAGGGGTGTGAAGTGACAATAGGAGAGTCGGACAAAGATGTATAGATTCAGAAGAGAGTGTGATGTGTAAATGTCACATGTCCCCAAGTGCTCATTAACAGCATCCACGTTAGTCTTGCATCCCCTGCCCCCTTACCCTCCACCCTTTTCCacctgcccttttttttttttttttttcccccctcaagGAGAAAGAACAGAGCACATTTGGATCATCGTGTCTTTGAAGAGTAATGGCCACTAACCTGTAAATAATGCATGCGCTGTTCCGGCATGTGTCACAGTTGGCCGTGTCCTGTCCGGTTCGATAGGAGAGTCTGCGGGGGAGATAAGAGTCGTGAATGAGTAATTATAGGACTTGTTAAGCTGCTCCCTCACACCTTCCTTTCTCATCTTGTTTGTCATCCCTCGTTAGTAGGACCGAAGTAAATGAGGGTGATGAGGAGTCACGCTGCCCTCCATGAGTGGCCCGTGTCCGGCAGCCAGGGCAGAAAGGGCGCTGTGTCGGCCATTAGCTGTGGTTGACTGATTGGAGGTCAGATAAGGCAAAGTGCTACAGGGCAGCAGTGAAAGGTAGTTTTCATCAGGGAGTTGATTCAGGATTGTTAAATTTACAACAATTACTCTACGGATGTtctcatgagaaaaaaaaaagttagggTGCATAtaaggattattttcattattgattattgaaatGCGAGAGAAATGCCAAACACAAAGACGTTCAACTtcaatgatataaaactgaaagaTGCAGCAAAACCTCGACCCAGAGAAGATTtgccatttttgcttgaaaattgaCTAATGATTGATTTATTATCAAAGCAGTTATTGATAAATTTTTTGAACTAATCATTAAGTTGACTTTAAGTCAAAACACCAACAGTTAgtctttaattattttttcccaGTTGATATGAGAGAAATACAGGACAAATCCAGCCATTGATGAATCTGTTCTGTAGAGGACAGCATTGCAAAGCATACAGTTAGAGTTATCTCCAGTATGAACATTTATTCTAACCATTTATTGcctagagggaaaaaaaacagaatcatttGGAGATTAAATGTGTCCTCTGAGGAGATAAaatttgacagttttgtttaGGACAGCAGCCACTTGGCTTTACACAGTCAGCCCGTCTTAATTTCATTGTGATATCGATTCACTGAATTCACATTCAGACCAATCAATATCCTTTTATATTACATTGCGTGTGTCCTGATATTGTTCAATCATTGGTTGTCACTGAGATAAAATATTGGCATGAACCAAGTTCCCATTATAGATCTCTATTCCTCAAGGGGCAGCTAAAGAGCAGGTGATGGTCATGAATGGATCCATTAGGTTATATGCTTCAAAGGCTCAATGGCTTTCTTATTGGATTAGCATGTGGGAATGTGCATATTGATTGACACTAAAGTGTTTCTCCTTGTAATTTATGACATATTACAGTGGACACACTGTGGACTCACTTAACCGATGACACGGACAAGATGGAAATGCTTTGTTGGTTGGGTTTTATAGTTATGACCTGCACTGCTGCATCAACAGAAAACAGTCTTGTAAACCCGGTGCAGATGTCGGGCCTTTAGTAGCTGTTACTTATCCAGGTAGCATCTTTCATCAGCTTCTCTCCTTCACAGTCAGTTGGTTATATGGAGACACACATAGTAGCTACCAAATACACCCATCCCCATCCTCCTATTAAAgaagtttttaatttgttgacaGCATTTACCAAGAATTTGCTCATTGACTTTGTCATAACATGATCACTTTTCCAATGTCTAGAGTATTATTAGTAAGTTTTATTTGCCCAGATTTTGATCTGTTTTTGAGATATCTGCCTTCACCCCATTATAACGGTGGTCAATGCATTTTCAATTATGGTGCCCACAGCAATGAAATACTACATTAAAAAGAATGAACAGCAACTTGACTTTCCAGAAACAATGTTGTGGTTTCTCTGggtaaacactgaaaaactgtTCCCAGTGTTATCCACAGTAATGTGGGCTCTGTTTCAGCAGAGAGATGTTACTGTTGAATTTTACATATGTGGCAGAAATCACGGCGGCTAGATACCACTCGAGctaagtgagaaaatgttttttggttcatttgttttcctttcctgtgtGAACTTACCCTCTCTCACAAACTATCACTGTCATAAATCGAGGTTTCTCAAAATGAACATGGTTATGAAAACCAACTTGATTCTTCGCTTTGAGGTTAATGTGTTAACTTTCACATTTAGTTTCGTCTTTGCAGGAGCagagacatttttcaaatctCTCTCAGGGACTCTTGTCACACTGCCCATAAGGTGCAGCACCAATAAAAATTAAACCTATCATAAATTTCTGCTCCTTATCTGCTCCTTTCTGGGCTATATGCTCTGACAGGTATATTAGATGTGCTAATATCAATATTGTTATTTAAGGCTGTAGCAGAGTGAAGTAATGGGCAGAATCTAAGACGAGGATGAGTGCAATGATATGAAGAAATTTACTTGGAAGATTGCAGCTCGGGTTAATTGCCATTAAGGGGCTTGCCCTTGGAGAGGGGGTGACAGTGCAGCGGGGAAGGTCAAAGCCACAAAACCACAAAGCCACTTTCCACCCGGATGAGTCGATCGATAAGCGGGTCCACGGGCAACTGGATCACATCCTTTGAAGAGCTCATCCTTATTCTCTATATATCTCGCCCCCATGCTGTCTAGATCTTTCTTCCCCCACCTCTGGTCCCTCCCCACCCGTCTGTCACACTGAGTTGATAAGAGAAAATAAGAGAGCAGAGCTAATTTCGGCAAGGCCTCCCTGGGGGGAGCGAAGCCAAAAGTGCCATTAACAGTATATTTTTACACCCTCCCACCTTTGTGCTACTAGGTGAGCTCTCCCAAAGGTCACTGAGTGGGTGGGAGtccaaaggcataaaaacatgcacacatacacagtgttaATAGACAGACTAGCAACAAGTCCCCCATGAGTGTGATTAATTGGATCTGGCCTGCCAACAGTGGCTGATGATACAGCAGAATTATTCCCGAGCTCTGTGCCGTTGGATGCAACCAATGGTTTAGTCAAGAGCTGCATTGCACCCTTCACACTGTGTTGTATGCCCAGGGCAGGGCTGTAGttcaagggtgtgtgtgtgtgtgcatctgtgcgtgtgcatgcgcGTTGTGATGGGACATTGAGTAAGTCACTGTGCTCTAAACTCCTTTTTCTTCCAGGGAAAGAGAGCTAAGGGCTTCTCATATAATCTGGAAACTTCTAATAATATGATAACCAAATGAGATATAGCCTCACCCTTCTTGACGCACTCCCTCACTTTCTTTCACATGCTTGATTTCTATAGACGTTTTCTTCTATAACTGTCTCTGTTGTCgagcagaaaacaggaagttgttttgTGGTCTGGATGCCCGCTCATTTTCTGCGTAGACGATGTGCAGTATTTTACATTTGCGGTACCTCCAGTTATCAGAGGGGCATGAAACTATcattagtgaaaaaaaaaaaaagttaaaaaaagttACTTTGAGTAACTATGTTCGAAACTGTCTTGATAttttataaaaagtcaaaggtacAAGTCTTTGTATCTAGAGACTGTCTGCTATCTCTCTTCTGCCAGACATGGTGATTGTCATATGACAATAGCTTcggccatcattgtgtttatgttttaagaggttataattcaccctctgagcagcgcttcGTATTCATGTCAGATCAGCAGCTACAGTGAGTCGGTATCATAGGGTGACGAGCAGAAGTCAAGTATAAATACGACAGAACACTTCAGTGagaaactgaagtgaaaactgaaatCAAGAGCCGAGAATTCTGATTTAGCAGTTTACATTAGTTCATTGTTGGATTCTGGCTTAATTTCAGATGAATTGACCTATCGTGTGATGGTTTGTCCTCAGTGGCTGAATTTGCGAAAGCTTTGTGAGGTTTTGTTTAAATCTTATTATTCAgtggtaaaaaatatttcagggACCATCTccatcctccttctctctctcccacttttTCCATTCCACAGACTTGTTGTTTTCCTCCTGATGTCACTGCAATCAGGGGAACAGtggagaaataaaagtgaaatttaaGGATCATTACTATGGAGAGTCTCTACTTGAAATGACTTTTTGATCTtgagtgtttttaatttcagttcagCAGAGATAAATGGAATATTacactcttttattttttctttctctttctttctaaagttcgtgtgtgtgttttttatgtgcGGCAGGATTATGTTTTTTCCCAGTCTCAGCACATTACTCAGGGAATTTCAATTTGTGTCTGAGCAGCATGTCATGAACACATGCGTGGTGATAAATGCATGTAGCATTGCATTTCCTtccatgaaaaatgaatgtcatAGAACATAAGCAGTTATATATCAGATGTAATTGCACTCACAATTCACCTATAGCCTGTGGGCACTCCTATTTGTTGTGTCAGTGACATTTATGTAAGGGGAGTATGAAGCTAATGTAGTGTGACTAAAGCAGCATTAGAATTTCTGCTTGGCTCACTCGAAAATCCAACTTTGGGAATTGGAAACATGTAGAGAGGACGGTGTTCATGTACAGAAGTGGAGGTTCAGTTGGGCTTAGATGGATTACAAGGGGCTTACACTGCTCACTGACTTTTAACTAAATGTAGGCGTCTGTAATTAATGTATGGAAACACATTGTGATTGTTTCTTAATGTATGTGACCAGATGGCACCATTAAAGAGCAGTCACtgattttcctctcctctcctctcctcttctctcctcccctcccttgcCTGCTACTTTAGACACATCTGATAAGCCAGATGTGCTTTGCAACACATGGCGCTGTGGCCTCCCATGCTGCACCACATGTCCGCTTACTTTTTCACTCCCAAAACACTTTTATGAGTTTGTCGATAAGGACAATAAGTCTGCCTTGTGCAAGATTGAAAGAGGataattggctttttttttcttcttcttcttctttctttttaggTGGTGTAAACTCAGACTGTTGTAAGATTTGTTCCTTCCTCAATCCTTGTTGAATGGGAGTTTCAACCTGTCGTTCTGTCAGGTTGATATTGAGAGTTGTTTTCATACACTTTGAAGAATTTGTTCTTGTGTGTGCTTTTTCTTATAAGCTTGACAGCTGTCTGAGcgggtgtgtgcgtgcgcgtatgtgtgtgtaattctcACAGGGTTTGAACTAGCTCGCTATGATGTTGATTATAAGGATTTTCTCACTCCGTACCTTGCCACAGCGCTGGTCAGAACAGATAGGGATCTGAGTGGCGAGGCCCAGCAATTCACTCGACAAATTGGCCATTTTGTTTGCTTCATCCCTTTGGAAAGACAATCCTCTATTTCAGCTGGCTTGATGCTATCTGCAGCCCTTTTGTATATACTCAGTATCCATTGGACAGTAAATGGCTTTTTCACAGGCCATGGCTTTTTCAAAGACCTTGGACTTACTAGATAAACATTACAGCATGCAGCTGGATAAGACCAATTGTTGTCTTGTTTAGTATTTTCCTTAATCAATAAAAGAAAGTGTCACTCAGTAATTTGAGAATGatattcatttttcagcatCAAAAGTAATTAAGTTCCCATATTGAAACATTTGAATATCCTTATATTAATTCTGCAAGATCTTACACACATACTACACTacacatgctaatgctaatgcatTCAGTGGCTAAATTAGTTTCAATCCAAATTAgcaaaaacatgtctgacacATCCCAGTCTTCGTGATTGCATTCACAGCGGCCTTGTCTCGTACGCGGGTCTTCTTGACCCAAATCGAGTGTGGTGATTTGTCTAAATACGTTCTCTCCAGCAGCTCTGCCATATCTGAAAGGGGAAATCATCATAAAAGGACATTGTGCTGTAATAGCACTGCGTGGTACATCCAGGTGAAAGCCACATCATCCCAGCTACACACCactgtgatctttttttttttctttttttttttgacactctTTGGGTGGTTCAGTCAAGGCTCTGCTGAGCAGCTGTCACACTTACAAGCTTGTCCCGAAGATCTAGAAATAATGTGACACATCAAGAGGGTGCTTTTCCTGTTAACGCTGTATCGTGAATGCGTTCTGTGTCTCTGATGTTCCCTTGGCTTAACCCTGTAAACACCAGGCCCTTTTCTCAGTTATAATTAGTAGAGCCAgtgacatttctcttttttttttttttttttttgccaatttacTCTTGGTGATACCAGTGTAAAGTTGGAAGGCAGCGATCCAAGTTACTGGATCTGGTACAGTGGTGTTCCATGAGAGTGTCATGCAGTAAGCTGTGTAGATTTTAAATTTGGGGAAAAGGTTGAAGTATTGGAATATTTAGTAGCGAACAGGTGGGATTGTTACATCCCTATTATAAAACACAGGCTATAAAAGACTTGAGATGTCTTACCCCTCTCTGTGGGCCTCCCCCTTCTCCAATTCCTGGATGACCCCCAGCAGCACCTTGATGGTCTCCTGGCTGGAGCTGATGAGATTTTCCATGGCCTGGAGCTGTGCTTTAACATCCTTGTCCTGATTCATAGGCACTATTTGCTTACAGGCCTCCTGTGTTTGGTCGGGCGGCGCCCCACCAGCCTCCCCATCTCTACAGGTTGACAGAGGCTCCTCCATGCCCCGTAGAGGCCGAGCAGATAACTGTCCTGTGTGGCACTGTGCCTGTGTTGTACAGCCTCCACTGGAACGTGGTAGCGTCTCACTCTGCAGCCCGTTGAGCTGCAGGCCTTTCTTCCGCTTGCTCCGCACAGATGGACTGTCCAGGCACTCCACCTGTGTAAGGGAGTTCCAGGCGATGGGGCCCGTAACCTTGGAGGCCCTGTCCGGCAGGGTCCGGGACGAGCCCTCTTCCAGATTGAGCAGCTGCCTCTTGGCCGAGCGGTCTGTAACGGCCTCCCTGTGTTGTAATCCTGTCCTGGCTTTGGACGGGACACTGCAGAGCTGGTACTCTGCCTGTGCTCCGGCTCCACTTCCCCTCGATGTGTCTGCAAGGCAGTCTGTGTCTGCAGAGCAACTGAGCAGCAGAGCGTCAGAGCACAGGCCATCAGGTGCAGTGTGCTGCTCCACTGTGGCAATGCACTCATTAGTATGGAGCAGAGCCCTGGTCCTCCGGACTCCACTCCCCCCGCaggctccctcctcctcctcctcatctaaACCCTGCTCAGCAGGCTTGGACTGCTTCACCTCCATGACAAAACCGTTATTCTGACCTTTATAAGTTTCCACGGCCGTTACGTCTTTAAAAGTGTGGCCTTTTTTGCGGTCAAAGGGAAAGGTCTGATAGCGTTTCTTCAGGTCAGGGGACGTCTGCACGCCTGTGCTCCTTGTCACATTAGGGATGGATCTGCGTGCAGGGACAGTCATGTACTTGCGGTACGCCACTTTGTATGAGATCGGCTTGCCACCTTTCCCCGCTGCCTGCAACTCTGCCTCCCTTTGCTCGTTCTGTGCCTCGCAGATATCCTTGAAACGCACTTGCAGGGccttgtttctcttcctcaccTGTCGTCTGGCTTCCAGGGAATACTTCACCTCCAGCGCCAGCGAGGTGGAGGGCAAGGGCGCTGCCTCCGAGTCAGACTCTGAGTTGGTGAGCATGCATTTGCCACCCTCCTTGCTCACCATGTTTCCTGAGAAGCATGGAGAAAGATGCGGTGTTAATCATTGGTAATGAATGCTTAGACAAAGACCCACTCAACAGAACACACATGCTCTCTTAGCTTAGGGGGAAGGGAGGAACTTGAGCAATTATTTAatgaatattattaaaaaagtgCTTTCATCAGGAACCTGTCATTATGCATGCCAACAGGCAGagcaaatacacattttaaaggagcagattcttttttttaagttttaagtcaCTTCCCTGGATAATTAAGTATAACAGGAATAATTCAGTTTGGCATTGAATTTATTTGTGTCATGCAAGTCTAAGTTTCAATATGAACAGTATATTTACCCTGGGAAAAAGAATcctgtttatttcctttttttatcacattttgctggggtgtttttattttcttaccaATCCGTTCTGTTTATTTACTGAAAAACTGCAAAGGGTTCCGGTTTTAGCGTGTCCTAAAAATAATCTCAGCAGATTTCCATGATGCATCTAATCATCATCTCAGTGACACCAATAAGTCCCAATTTCagcatcattttttattcattcatcactgCCAGTTGAAACATCCTTCACCACCagttcctcctccttttctctcgcTTTCTAagtatgtgtttttcattttgtatataAGAGCTTTTGTAGTGGCTATCAGTTGCTACACATACAATCATACACATTCTTACACACTCAAAACACCTCGTTATACTGAAGACTATGCCTTAGGTCTGCAGTTTATTTCCATGGATAGTTAGGTTCAGCATTACTCTTCACTCTCTGACCTTTCCCTCTCAGTTAGTAATTAAGCAAAAATAAGAATTTTGCCTATTTGGGGGCTCATTTGCTGTCCCTCAGCATATGTGACTACGCCGTCTGTTCATTTGCCATTTTCTAAGATAAAtgaagatgagagaaaatgcaCGGGGAAAAAAGATGGGGCATGATACCTGCAAACAGGCAAACTTTTGTCAGAGAACTGTAAAACAACCCCCCTGAGGAGAAACATCCTAAGCAGAGATAATGAATTATCTTTCCCCCAACTACCACAGGTACGGCAGCAGCATCACGACTCTGCAGTTTGCCTCTGAGGCCTTGACAGAAATATAATTCTCCCGCTGCCTGCTGATTTACAATAAGCGAACACTCCACACGCTCATATAGATGCTGAATCAGATAGGACAATTATCCGTCTCAGCTTATCTGCCATGACTGCTCTCTGTCAACAGGGACTGACTTCCTATTTCAAACCTGTCTGTTTACTTACCTGGGAGCTATACAATGGACGTTttgtctcactctcttctcAATCACATTATCACCCTGGCACTGGATTATTAAATTGTATCATGCTGCGTCTCTGGCTCTGGTAGGACAGAGACAGCCGCCTGTCTTTGTCCATCTGATCTAAGATCTAACATAAGTCTCTTTGCAGACATTAATAACCCATCTTAAAAGCACAGTATCATTTGTAAATACAGCAATTTTAACTGTTGGCTTAATCGTTCAGCCATTTTTCTGCAAAAGATACCCTGGCAATCTGCCTAGTAAGGACAAAGTAACATTTTCTTAGcatgaatatatgaataaaagaTTTAATATTGCCAGTAAAAGCATTCCCAAGATTACGAAATTCTTGTGTACATAGTTGTGTATGTTCTCCAGAATTGGGAGAGCTGCTCTAACCCCACACTTGCATGAGAAATCAAGACCGTTTTGCTGTGAATAATATCTTTGCTTGTTGCCAGATACCAAATATCTCATGGGCGTCGTGACTCTATCTGTAAAGATCCTGTCGTCTTTGAACAGAGTAAGCAGAAGTTTTTAgaagttcttcttttttttttcttcacagaagAAACTCTTGTCTGAAACTTAAAAAAGCCATTAAAGACAAAGGACTGTCAAACTCTTAACACCGCAGTGTTGCAGAGTGACAGTCCTGCCCCTGAAAGCGTCCAGTCATTTTCAACTAATGTCGCTGAAAAGACTGTCTGAGAGCAGCACAGTATGCCCATGTAGACAGGTTGGAGACGGCAGCTTTCTGCTGTGCAGGCAGATATTTGTTTGATTGAATAGACAGGTAAATACCGTTGTGACCAGATGACCAGGGAGTGCAGTGCAATGCAGTTTTTGTGGAAACTGTCTAAAAGCTCAACTCGGAGGACATTAAGAAAGGTGCTCTTGTATCGGAGCACAGACACTTCTACAACACGGCACAGGAATTAGTTACACATAACACAGTATTCACAGAAAAATCTCGAtacttgtttttgtcttgtccCACCCCTCATTACATGATTAGTGgacaaaatacaacatatagACAAGTTCTCAAGAAAG comes from the Seriola aureovittata isolate HTS-2021-v1 ecotype China chromosome 21, ASM2101889v1, whole genome shotgun sequence genome and includes:
- the LOC130162728 gene encoding inhibitory synaptic factor 2A is translated as MVSKEGGKCMLTNSESDSEAAPLPSTSLALEVKYSLEARRQVRKRNKALQVRFKDICEAQNEQREAELQAAGKGGKPISYKVAYRKYMTVPARRSIPNVTRSTGVQTSPDLKKRYQTFPFDRKKGHTFKDVTAVETYKGQNNGFVMEVKQSKPAEQGLDEEEEEGACGGSGVRRTRALLHTNECIATVEQHTAPDGLCSDALLLSCSADTDCLADTSRGSGAGAQAEYQLCSVPSKARTGLQHREAVTDRSAKRQLLNLEEGSSRTLPDRASKVTGPIAWNSLTQVECLDSPSVRSKRKKGLQLNGLQSETLPRSSGGCTTQAQCHTGQLSARPLRGMEEPLSTCRDGEAGGAPPDQTQEACKQIVPMNQDKDVKAQLQAMENLISSSQETIKVLLGVIQELEKGEAHREGLSYRTGQDTANCDTCRNSACIIYSVELDFKQQEDKLQPLMKRLCPTEDAHFAPLPYPQEAFTSTPKRKSKADSKKHARWKLWFL